The DNA segment AGGCCCAGTGTGGGCTGCTGCCCACACTGGGCCAAAAAAAATTACTACTATTTATAAATATGGGCCAAAAAATTAATAGTATTTATAAAAATGAGTGGGCCAAGCAGCCCACACTGGGCCAAAAAAATTACTACTATTTATAAATATgggccaaaaaaattaatagtatttataaaaatgagtgggccaattttttttaaaagccctCTAAACTTATTTGGGTCAAAGCATAAGGAGACTAGATTCTGTGGAACGGTGACAAATCTGTGTAAAATCGTGAGGTGCGAAAGGAGggttttctctctttttttagcATTAAGCTAACGGGATTGCTGATTGGATTTTCACAGTTGGTATCTTCTGCCTTTAAAAGATGCCGCCAGTTGCCAGTGCCCAGTTGGATTATATTTGCAGATTATCTGTTTTCCTCAAGCCCTAACCTCTTTCAATTCGAATCTCTAAGGGCGAAGACTGAAGAGGGCTTCAATAATTGATTAACTTTAATTACGTGGAGTGAGGTATAAATtcataacttttaattttatgcttttattttcattttattttcttgtaatttCAAAAGTGGTGtttgttattttaatatttgttcGATGTTGTTTTCCCATATTTAGTGTGTTATATTTGTTCCTAATTTGCGCCTGTAATacttttatgtaatttattgatTGTTATTTAATACCGTGGTGAtagatattgattatgatttatatgttgATAGCTTTGTAATTGTTTCAACATTGTATTTTCCCATCATCTTGGCACATTTTGTGAAGTATTAAACTAGAAAAAcattacataaaaaatataacaacttttaaaaaaaatcaatgcgagttgttttataaatatatatataaagctaaacatatttttttttatcaggaAATCAATATTTACAATGCatagattttttaaaagaaaagatcCAGAACCAGAAGTACAAAGCATTGGAGATGTTAGGGTTGAAGAATTTGATTTCTCACAACTACCGGCAGATCCTGGACTTAGGACTCCAATTTGTGAATATAATGTTAATATTAGGGATCAAGTTCGAAGGGCATATTTGCAAAAAGGTCCATGTCAACCTTCAGGCTATGAATTTCCAAAAAGAAAATTTGGAGTAAGCCAATGTAGACGGTTCAATCCTTCATGGTTTAATGAATTTGGTGATTGGTTGGAGTATAGTGTAGAAAAAGATGCCGCATATTGTTTGTATTGTTATCTCTTCAAGACAGCTAAGGGAAAACAAGCGGGAGGGGAGTCTTTTGTTAATGAAGGATTCACAAATTGGAAGTGTAAAGATAGGTTAAATATTCATGTTGGCCAGCATGACAGCGAACATCATAAAGCTCGAATGAATTGTGAAACTTTGATGAATCAAGATGAGCACATTCAATCAGTTTTGCACAAACAGTCAAAGCAAATGCGGAATGATTATCGTATCCGTCTCAATGCTTCAATTGATTGTATTAGAGTTTTGTTGCGACGAGGACATTCATTTTGAGGTCATGATGAAACTGAAAGTTCTCTTAATCCAGGTAACTTTCTTATCCAATTAGAATTTTTAGGTGCTCATAATAAAGAGATTAATGATGTGATATTGAAAAATGCTCCTAAAAATTGCAAGTTGACATCACCTGATATTCAGAAGGACATAGTGAGTGCTTGTGCCACTGAAACGATTAATGTTATTATCAGAGATGTTGGTGATTCATTGTTCTCTATTTTAGTTGATGAATCTTGTGATGTTTCAACAAAGGAGCAAATGTCAGTTGTTATCCGTTATGTGGATAGTAGTGGACATGTAAATGAACGCTTTATCGGGATTGAACATGTTACCAGTACTACATCACGCTCACTTAAAGCTGCTATTGATAAGATGTTTTCCAGATATAATTTGAGCATGTCTAAGTTGAGAGGACAAGGTTTTGATGGAGCAAGTAATATGCAGGGTATATTTAATGGTTTAAAAGCACTCATTTTAAAGGAGAACCCATGTGCATTTTACATACATTGTTTTTCCCATCAGCTTCAACTAGCTCTTATAGCTGTGGCCAAGAAAAATCTTCCGATTTCTAATTTCTTTCGTGTTGTTGGTGATGTGTTAAATGTTGTTGGAGCATCTTGCAAACGTTCTGATCTTCTACGAGAGAAACATTCAGATTTTATTGTCGAGGCATTGGAGAGGGGTGAGATTTCAAGTGGCCGGGGACTTAATCAAGAAACTACCCTTCAACGTGCTGGGGATACACGTTGGGGGTCACATTACAATTCTTTGATAAGCTTGATTTCCATGTTCTCTGCTGTCATTGATGTGCTTGAAATAATTTCAGAAGATGATTCCAGTTCTCCTGATCAAAAAACTGAAGCATTTAACTTATTGGAGTCAGtacttttatttgattttgcaTTCAATCTACACTTGATGAAACATGTCTTAGGAATTTCGAGTGAATTGTCGACAGCCTTGCAAAAAAAAGATCAGGATATTGTGAATGCAATGGATTTGGTACAAATATGCAAACAACGACTCCAAAAAATGAGAGATGATGGTTGggattcatttttagaaaaGGTTCACCGGTTTTGTGAGCAACATTACATTGATGTTCTCAAAATGGATGATATGTTCACACGTTGGGCACCACGTGGTCGTCCCCATCGTAATCCACCAGAAGTGACAAATTTGCATCATTATCGTGTGGATTTATTCTATGGTGTTATCGACATGCAACTTCAAGAGTTAAATGATCGTTTCTCAGAGGCAGGTACAAAGTTACTCCTTTGTGTAGCTTGTTTGTGTCCACAAAACTTGTTTTATGCTTTTGACAAGAAAAAATTGATGCAACTAGCTGAATTTTATCCAcaagatttttcaagatttgatCTCCCCACACTTGATGATCAACTTGAAACTTATATATGTGATATGCGTTCTAACAAAGCATTTCAAGGGTTGAAAGGACTTGGTGATCTTTCAGAGAAGTTAGTTATGTCAAAGAAAAATGTGGTGTACCCATTGGTTTATAAGCTTTTGACATTGGCATTAATTCTACCGGTTGCAACGGCGACAGTAGAGAGGGTGTTTTCTGCCATGAGAATTGTGAAAGACAGGTTGCGCAATCGAATGAGTGATGATTGGATGAATGATAGTCTCATTGTCTATGTAGAGAAAGATATATTTCTGACCGTTGATAATGAATCTATTGTACAAAGGTTTCAAAATATGAAGACTCGAAAAGAACAATTGTAAGGTAGTTATTTTGTgatgttttatgattaaaagattttttttgttttattacttATAGCATATCATAGCCTACACTGAATCAAAATTCTAGCTCCGTCCCTGTTGACATCATCtgttatttaagaaaatatacaGTCTGTCATTCACATGTATACGCTGGATACATAGAAATTCACTATTATGTGGCCTTTACAGCACAAAACTTCAAGATCTAGGAGTGGATAGAAAAAGGAGAgctttaaaaatacatgtaaCGTGCATGCAGATGCATGTACATTCGAGAAAATGACTCATCGTCAGCGTCACCATCAATCATCTATTTCTTCGTCGATCACGTTCAGTTCATGTTTCTGCGTGTACGTAAGCAATTTCAGGGACCTCCATTTTTCCATGCTCGCATGATCTATTTCTATCATACTTCCTTCATGCACATGATCCACAGTCTGAAAAGTATGAAGCGAACATTGACAAGCTCGTGCCCTCGAGTTCGTTTTTATTAACAGCCGCCTGAGACATgctattatttgaaaaagatCAAACATATCCAGATGTTCGTTACATGTATAAGATATTTTCAAGCCTATCGAGTCTAAATCGAACTCAGAatcacttttaaaaattatatatcatatacATACAGTGGCGGAGTCAGGATTTCATTTCTATCCGGGttagaattttttaaatcatggtTGAGCTAATATTGACAAATGGAGCTACCGGGCTACCGGAAAATAAGACAAAGTTTTATGTAGATAAATTATAGGAAAAAAAACAAGCCACCCGGGCAACACATGCATGGCTCTGCTCgtgtatacatacatatatatagttttgacaTGATATGCACCTACCATGCTCACTTATGTGGGCATTGATGAGATAACACTCACCTATTggatatacatttttttatatttcatcacattcaATAGATGAATGTCACATCAACGATGTACACATAAGTGTGTGTGATGGGTTTGTAGTAGGGATGACAATGTGTCGGGTTTGAATAGGATTTCGTATCATCCATTTCCTTCCccaatatttattatattcatcCTCATCGGGTATTCAATTTTATCAACACCCCCATACCCATCAAAAGATTGGATGTCTATATTCTACCCCAAAAAAATCACAAATCCGTTGTATTAGTTTGGTCCAAATTACGAACaagaaattattatataaagcgAATGGGGAatattgcatgtgattttaGTTCTTGTAAGCTGTTTGTTTTGTATTTAAGTCATATAACttgtcaaaattttatttcattcagTAATttcgatgttttttttttgtccgAAATCACTAAATTCATCATATATT comes from the Primulina huaijiensis isolate GDHJ02 chromosome 8, ASM1229523v2, whole genome shotgun sequence genome and includes:
- the LOC140983250 gene encoding uncharacterized protein, with product MSVVIRYVDSSGHVNERFIGIEHVTSTTSRSLKAAIDKMFSRYNLSMSKLRGQGFDGASNMQGIFNGLKALILKENPCAFYIHCFSHQLQLALIAVAKKNLPISNFFRVVGDVLNVVGASCKRSDLLREKHSDFIVEALERGEISSGRGLNQETTLQRAGDTRWGSHYNSLISLISMFSAVIDVLEIISEDDSSSPDQKTEAFNLLESVLLFDFAFNLHLMKHVLGISSELSTALQKKDQDIVNAMDLVQICKQRLQKMRDDGWDSFLEKVHRFCEQHYIDVLKMDDMFTRWAPRGRPHRNPPEVTNLHHYRVDLFYGVIDMQLQELNDRFSEAGTKLLLCVACLCPQNLFYAFDKKKLMQLAEFYPQDFSRFDLPTLDDQLETYICDMRSNKAFQGLKGLGDLSEKLVMSKKNVVYPLVYKLLTLALILPVATATVERVFSAMRIVKDRLRNRMSDDWMNDSLIVYVEKDIFLTVDNESIVQRFQNMKTRKEQL
- the LOC140982112 gene encoding uncharacterized protein; this encodes MHRFFKRKDPEPEVQSIGDVRVEEFDFSQLPADPGLRTPICEYNVNIRDQVRRAYLQKGPCQPSGYEFPKRKFGVSQCRRFNPSWFNEFGDWLEYSVEKDAAYCLYCYLFKTAKGKQAGGESFVNEGFTNWKCKDRLNIHVGQHDSEHHKARMNCETLMNQDEHIQSVLHKQSKQMRNDYRIRLNASIDCIRVLLRRGHSF